The following are from one region of the Candidatus Limnocylindrales bacterium genome:
- a CDS encoding acyl-CoA dehydrogenase family protein, whose amino-acid sequence MSDLDTFREQTRQWLETNCPASMRWDTKGNDTMGEGLAWGGKKEKHANPDVQRWLAAMAERGWTAPTWPREYGGGGLSKAEAKVLAEEMRRLRCKPPLIGFGLTMIGPLLLQYGNDDQKKRFLPEIVRGEVRWCQGYSEPGAGSDLAGLQTRGVREGDHWVINGQKVWTSYADKADWMFLLVRTDPDKPKHEGISFMLMDMDQPGVTVRPILLISGSSPFCETFLEDARVQSDHVVGGIGNGWTMAKALLGHERSMISEAFNESEEKNELVVAARSHLGVDDAGRIRDGAMRDRIAQLTMDKTCLELTLRRTKEAAKLGHQPGPESSIFKYYATELNKERTSTVVGILGPQGLGWEGAGFSEDEIAAVRSFLRARGNSIEGGTSEVQLNIIAKRVLGLPD is encoded by the coding sequence ATGAGCGACCTCGACACCTTTCGTGAGCAGACCCGCCAGTGGCTCGAGACGAACTGCCCTGCATCGATGCGATGGGACACCAAGGGCAACGACACGATGGGGGAAGGTCTGGCGTGGGGCGGGAAGAAGGAGAAGCACGCCAATCCCGACGTGCAGCGATGGCTGGCAGCGATGGCCGAGCGAGGTTGGACGGCGCCGACCTGGCCGCGGGAGTACGGCGGGGGAGGGCTCTCCAAAGCGGAGGCCAAGGTGCTCGCGGAGGAGATGAGGCGCCTGCGGTGCAAGCCTCCGCTTATCGGGTTCGGTCTCACCATGATCGGTCCGCTGCTGCTGCAGTACGGCAACGACGACCAGAAGAAGCGCTTCCTGCCCGAGATCGTCCGCGGCGAGGTTCGCTGGTGTCAGGGCTATTCGGAGCCGGGTGCCGGCTCCGACCTGGCGGGCCTGCAGACGCGCGGCGTGCGCGAAGGCGATCATTGGGTCATCAACGGGCAGAAAGTATGGACGTCCTATGCCGACAAGGCTGACTGGATGTTCCTGCTGGTGCGCACCGATCCGGACAAGCCCAAGCACGAGGGCATCAGCTTCATGCTGATGGACATGGATCAGCCCGGAGTTACCGTGCGGCCGATCCTGCTCATCAGCGGAAGCTCTCCATTCTGCGAAACCTTCCTCGAGGACGCGCGGGTTCAGAGCGATCACGTGGTCGGCGGCATCGGCAACGGCTGGACCATGGCCAAGGCGCTGCTGGGCCACGAGCGCAGCATGATCAGTGAGGCGTTCAACGAGTCCGAGGAAAAGAACGAGCTGGTGGTGGCTGCGCGCAGTCACCTTGGCGTGGACGATGCCGGTCGCATCCGCGATGGAGCGATGCGCGACCGCATCGCCCAGCTGACCATGGACAAGACGTGCCTGGAGCTGACGCTGCGACGCACCAAGGAGGCGGCGAAGCTGGGCCATCAGCCCGGGCCGGAATCTTCGATTTTTAAGTACTACGCCACCGAGTTGAACAAGGAGCGGACGTCGACCGTGGTCGGCATCCTCGGCCCGCAAGGCCTGGGCTGGGAAGGCGCGGGCTTCTCGGAGGACGAGATCGCCGCGGTCCGCAGCTTCCTGCGTGCGCGCGGCAATTCCATCGAAGGCGGCACCTCCGAAGTGCAGCTCAACATCATCGCCAAGCGCGTGCTTGGCCTTCCCGACTGA
- a CDS encoding acyl-CoA dehydrogenase family protein — protein sequence MSLVLTDDQQMLKRAAADFVRKESPVARVRHYRDSDDAVGFSLELWRKMAELGWQAIIIPETYGGLGMGYVELACVLEECGRSLVPEPLLSTVLLGANAVLLGGSEAQRSDMLPRVADGSLLLTLAYQEHGARYDLHHCQTRAQASGGGYVLRGEKTLVLDAGAADKLLIVARSRGEVGDRSGLSLFIVDRDAPGLQVVRQKTMHLRPAAIVRLDGVEVSEAARIGEEGAAGPLLEEVIDRATAGLCAEMLGNMLATFEMTLEYLKTRKQFGVPIGSFQALKHRAAKMFIEIELARSAVLAAATAIDERSPQAKALISVAKARCSDAGVLIGYEGIQMHGGIGMTDEHDVGFYMKRLRGNEMTFGDASFHRDRFATLSGF from the coding sequence ATGTCACTCGTTCTCACCGACGACCAGCAGATGCTCAAGCGTGCCGCCGCCGATTTCGTGCGCAAGGAGTCGCCAGTCGCGCGCGTCCGGCACTATCGAGACAGCGATGATGCCGTCGGTTTCTCGCTCGAGCTGTGGAGGAAGATGGCCGAGCTCGGCTGGCAGGCGATCATCATTCCGGAGACATACGGCGGGCTGGGCATGGGATATGTCGAGTTGGCCTGCGTCCTCGAGGAATGCGGCCGCAGCCTGGTGCCCGAGCCGCTGCTCTCGACGGTGCTGCTGGGCGCCAACGCCGTACTGCTCGGCGGCAGCGAGGCACAGAGGAGCGACATGCTGCCGCGCGTTGCCGACGGCTCACTCCTTCTGACGCTGGCGTATCAGGAGCACGGCGCACGCTACGACCTCCATCATTGCCAGACGCGCGCACAGGCGAGCGGCGGCGGCTACGTCCTGCGCGGCGAGAAGACGCTCGTTCTGGACGCTGGCGCAGCCGACAAGCTGTTGATCGTCGCGCGCAGCCGCGGTGAAGTCGGCGATCGCAGCGGGCTGTCGCTGTTCATCGTCGATCGCGACGCGCCGGGTCTGCAGGTGGTGCGGCAGAAGACGATGCACCTGCGGCCGGCGGCAATCGTGCGGCTCGACGGCGTGGAGGTGTCCGAAGCCGCGCGCATCGGCGAGGAGGGCGCGGCCGGCCCTCTGCTGGAGGAGGTCATCGATCGCGCCACGGCCGGACTATGTGCCGAGATGCTCGGCAACATGCTCGCGACGTTCGAGATGACGCTCGAGTACCTGAAGACGCGCAAGCAGTTCGGCGTCCCGATCGGCAGCTTCCAGGCGCTCAAGCACCGCGCCGCGAAGATGTTCATCGAGATCGAGCTGGCACGTTCGGCGGTGCTGGCGGCGGCGACCGCCATCGACGAGCGATCTCCGCAGGCCAAGGCGCTGATCTCGGTGGCGAAGGCACGATGTTCCGACGCCGGCGTCCTCATCGGCTACGAAGGCATCCAAATGCACGGCGGCATCGGCATGACGGACGAGCATGACGTCGGGTTCTACATGAAGCGCCTGCGCGGGAACGAGATGACGTTCGGGGACGCCAGCTTTCACCGCGACCGCTTTGCGACCTTGAGCGGGTTCTAG